The following are encoded together in the Canis aureus isolate CA01 chromosome 30, VMU_Caureus_v.1.0, whole genome shotgun sequence genome:
- the TFF3 gene encoding trefoil factor 3, translated as MEARVLWLLVVVLVLGSSSLAVAYQGLATNLCEVPPKDRVDCGYPEITSEQCVNRGCCFDSSIHGVPWCFKPLQDTECRF; from the exons ATGGAGGCCAGAGTGCTCTGGCTGCTGGTGGtggtcctggtcctggggtcctccAGCTTGGCAGTGGCTTACCAGGGCCTGG CGACGAACCTGTGCGAGGTGCCGCCCAAGGACAGGGTGGACTGCGGCTACCCTGAGATCACCTCCGAGCAGTGCGTCAATCGGGGCTGCTGCTTCGACTCCAGCATCCACGGGGTGCCCTGGTGCTTCAAGCCGTTGCAGGACACAG AATGCAGATTTTGA